The following are encoded together in the Kribbella sp. CA-293567 genome:
- a CDS encoding endo alpha-1,4 polygalactosaminidase — translation MSRFRIRHLVAVATAAALATATLAALSTDNAASAATTLPPTHAKFDYQIGGAYTPPAGVQVVTRDRTVAPAAGLYNICYVNAFQVQPGEQSQWPSDLLLRDAQGNLVIDEDWGEALLDIRGAKAARVAAKVNGWIDGCAAKGYKAIEPDNYDSYLRSRNLISTSQARAYLKLLADHSHSRNLAIAQKNTVELSQYRASIGLDFAVAEECGQYDECGDYVAAFGNNVIVIEYTNSGRQKACSGFGSRLSIVQRDVDVSTPGTSGYVRKTC, via the coding sequence GTGTCCCGTTTCCGTATCCGTCATCTGGTGGCAGTCGCCACGGCCGCCGCCCTCGCGACCGCTACCCTCGCCGCACTCTCCACCGACAACGCCGCCAGCGCGGCGACGACCCTGCCCCCGACCCATGCCAAGTTCGACTACCAGATCGGTGGCGCCTACACGCCGCCCGCCGGAGTCCAGGTCGTCACTCGCGACCGGACCGTCGCACCCGCGGCCGGCCTCTACAACATCTGTTACGTGAACGCCTTCCAGGTCCAGCCGGGCGAGCAGAGCCAGTGGCCGTCCGACCTGCTGCTGCGCGATGCCCAGGGCAACCTGGTCATCGACGAGGATTGGGGCGAGGCGCTGCTCGACATCCGCGGCGCCAAGGCCGCTCGCGTCGCCGCCAAGGTCAACGGCTGGATCGACGGCTGCGCGGCCAAGGGCTACAAGGCGATCGAGCCGGACAACTACGACAGCTACCTGCGCTCGAGAAACCTGATCAGCACCAGTCAGGCCAGGGCCTACCTGAAGTTGCTGGCCGACCACTCGCACTCGAGGAACCTGGCGATCGCCCAGAAGAACACCGTCGAACTGTCGCAGTACCGCGCCAGCATCGGTCTGGACTTCGCCGTCGCCGAGGAGTGCGGCCAGTACGACGAGTGCGGCGACTATGTCGCTGCCTTCGGCAACAACGTGATCGTGATCGAGTACACGAACTCCGGCCGGCAGAAGGCCTGCAGCGGGTTCGGCAGCCGGCTCAGCATCGTGCAGCGCGACGTGGACGTCTCCACGCCGGGCACCAGCGGGTACGTCCGCAAGACCTGCTGA